In the Planktothrix serta PCC 8927 genome, one interval contains:
- a CDS encoding DNA-directed RNA polymerase subunit gamma — protein sequence MAKLEQRFDYVKIGIASPERIRQWGERTLPNGQVVGEVTKPETINYRTLKPEMDGLFCERIFGPAKDWECHCGKYKRVRHRGIVCERCGVEVTESRVRRHRMGYIKLAAPVTHVWYLKGIPSYMAILLDMPLRDVEQVVYFNAYVVLNPGNHDSLSYKQLLTEDTWLEIEDQIYSEESTLTGIEVGIGAEAISRLLEDIPLEEEAERLREEIAVAKGQKRAKLIKRLRVIDNFVATGSKPEWMVLNVIPVIPPDLRPMVQLDGGRFATSDLNDLYRRVINRNNRLARLQEILAPEIIIRNEKRMLQEAVDALIDNGRRGRTVVGANNRPLKSLSDIIEGKQGRFRQNLLGKRVDYSGRSVIVVGPKLKMHQCGLPREMAIELFQPFVINRLIRQGLVNNIKAAKKLIQRNDVSVWDVLEEVISGHPVMLNRAPTLHRLGIQAFEPILVDGRAIQLHPLVCPAFNADFDGDQMAVHVPLSIESQAEARLLMLACNNILSPATGRPIVTPSQDMVLGCYYLTAENPKLEDQSHRYFPDLEDVILAYKQGALGLHSYVMVRFDGEIISDEAEQIGVEQQDSISGVITKTYVGKKTGKLLRRVREDTDGNIITQYVRTTPGRVIFNKTVQDTLIE from the coding sequence ATGGCTAAACTTGAACAACGGTTTGATTACGTTAAAATTGGAATAGCGTCTCCAGAACGAATTCGTCAGTGGGGAGAGAGAACGCTGCCGAATGGTCAAGTGGTGGGAGAAGTCACCAAACCCGAAACCATCAATTATCGGACATTGAAACCGGAGATGGATGGGTTATTTTGTGAACGAATTTTTGGCCCTGCTAAGGATTGGGAATGTCATTGTGGAAAATATAAACGGGTCAGACATCGTGGAATTGTCTGTGAACGTTGTGGCGTAGAAGTCACCGAATCCCGTGTCCGTCGTCATCGCATGGGTTATATCAAATTAGCGGCTCCTGTCACCCATGTTTGGTATCTCAAAGGGATTCCGAGTTATATGGCTATTCTATTAGATATGCCATTACGGGATGTGGAGCAAGTGGTTTATTTTAACGCTTATGTGGTGTTAAATCCAGGGAACCATGATAGCTTGTCCTATAAACAGTTATTAACAGAAGATACTTGGTTAGAAATTGAAGACCAAATTTATAGTGAAGAATCCACTTTAACGGGGATTGAAGTGGGAATTGGTGCTGAGGCTATCTCCCGTTTATTAGAGGATATTCCCTTAGAAGAAGAAGCGGAAAGATTGCGGGAAGAAATCGCCGTAGCCAAGGGACAAAAACGCGCCAAACTCATTAAACGGTTACGGGTGATTGATAACTTTGTGGCAACGGGTTCTAAACCAGAATGGATGGTTTTGAATGTGATTCCTGTGATTCCTCCTGATTTACGGCCGATGGTGCAGTTGGATGGGGGACGGTTTGCGACCTCGGATTTAAACGATTTATATCGTCGGGTGATTAACCGGAATAATCGATTAGCACGATTACAAGAAATCTTGGCTCCTGAAATTATTATCCGTAACGAAAAACGGATGTTACAGGAAGCGGTTGATGCTTTAATTGATAATGGTCGCCGAGGTCGAACTGTGGTCGGGGCGAATAATCGGCCGTTAAAATCCTTGTCGGATATTATTGAAGGAAAGCAGGGACGATTCCGCCAAAACTTATTAGGAAAACGGGTCGATTATTCCGGGCGTTCTGTGATTGTGGTGGGGCCAAAATTAAAAATGCACCAGTGCGGTTTACCGCGTGAAATGGCGATTGAATTGTTCCAACCCTTTGTGATTAATCGCTTAATTCGTCAAGGATTGGTGAATAATATTAAGGCGGCGAAAAAGTTAATTCAACGCAATGATGTCAGTGTTTGGGATGTTTTAGAAGAAGTGATTTCAGGACATCCGGTGATGTTAAACCGTGCCCCAACGTTGCACCGTTTAGGGATTCAAGCTTTTGAACCGATTTTAGTTGATGGTCGAGCCATTCAGTTGCATCCGTTAGTCTGTCCGGCGTTTAACGCTGACTTTGACGGTGACCAAATGGCGGTTCACGTTCCTCTCTCGATTGAATCCCAAGCGGAAGCTCGATTGTTAATGTTAGCTTGTAATAATATTCTGTCTCCAGCCACAGGAAGACCGATTGTTACTCCGAGTCAGGATATGGTTTTGGGGTGTTATTATCTAACAGCAGAAAACCCTAAGTTAGAAGATCAAAGCCACCGCTATTTTCCTGATTTAGAAGATGTAATCCTAGCCTATAAACAAGGTGCTTTGGGTTTACATTCTTATGTTATGGTGCGATTTGATGGGGAGATTATCTCTGATGAAGCGGAACAGATAGGTGTTGAACAGCAAGATTCTATCAGTGGAGTCATCACTAAAACTTATGTCGGCAAAAAGACAGGTAAGCTGTTGCGTCGAGTTCGAGAAGATACCGATGGCAATATTATCACTCAGTATGTTCGCACCACTCCCGGCCGGGTGATTTTCAATAAAACCGTTCAAGATACTTTAATAGAGTAA
- the rpoB gene encoding DNA-directed RNA polymerase subunit beta codes for MANLTHNEPTFLLPDLIEIQRSSFRWFLEAGLIEELESFSPITDYTGKLELHFLAKDYKLKRPKYDVDEAKRRDSTYAVQMYVPTRLINKETGEIKEQEVFIGDLPLMTERGTFIINGAERVIVNQIVRSPGVYYKSEIDKNGRRTYSASLIPNRGAWLKFETDKNDLVWVRIDKTRKLSAQVLLKALGLTNNEIFDALRHPEYFEKTIEREGEFTEDDALMELYRKLRPGEPPTVAGGEQLLNNRFFDAKRYDLGRVGRYKLNKKLRLTIPDTTRVLTSVDILAAIDYLINLEYDIGETDDIDHLGNRRVRSVGELLQNQVRVGLNRLERIIRERMTVSDADALTPASLVNPKPLVAAIKEFFGSSQLSQFMDQTNPLAELTHKRRLSALGPGGLTRERAGFAVRDIHPSHYGRICPIETPEGPNAGLIGSLATLARVNPYGFIATPYNKVENGKVRLDLPAVYMTADEEDDLRVAPGDISTDAEGTILGEIVPVRYRQEFTTTTPMQVDYAAVSPVQIVSVATSLIPFLEHDDANRALMGSNMQRQAVPLLRPERPLVGTGLEAQAARDSGMVIVSRMDGEVSYIDGSRIIVKTLGVDAEPNSSEESFLIREYDDLDLKTKQPSVWKQKYAGYIEYELQKYQRSNQDTCLNQRPLVYEGDQVVAGQVLADGSSTEGAELALGHNILVTYMPWEGYNYEDAILISERLVQQDIYTSIHVEKYEIEARQTKLGPEEITREIPNVGEDSLRQLDGNGIIRVGAWVESGDILVGKVTPKGESDQPPEEKLLRAIFGEKARDVRDNSLRVPNGEKGRVVDVRVFTREQGDELPPGANMVVRVYVAQKRKIQVGDKMAGRHGNKGIVSRILPVEDMPYLPDGRPVDIVLNPLGVPSRMNVGQIFECLLGWAGQNLKKRFKVVPFDEMHGAEMSRETVHAKLREARDKVKKNWLFDENYPGKTLVYDGRTGEAFDQPVTVGIAYMLKLVHLVDDKIHARSTGPYSLVTQQPLGGKAQQGGQRFGEMEVWALEAFGAAYTLQELLTVKSDDMQGRNEALNAIVKGKTIPRPGTPESFKVLMRELQSLCLDIAVHKVETTDEGGSRDVEVDLMADIPATRMTYTTNNFAPAKPTYDLSSSVEEEDE; via the coding sequence ATGGCAAATTTAACCCACAACGAGCCCACTTTTTTGCTTCCTGACTTAATTGAAATTCAACGGTCAAGCTTTCGTTGGTTTTTAGAAGCGGGGCTGATTGAAGAATTAGAAAGTTTTTCCCCAATTACCGACTATACAGGTAAACTGGAACTGCATTTTTTAGCCAAAGATTATAAACTCAAACGCCCTAAATATGATGTCGATGAAGCCAAACGGCGGGATAGTACCTACGCCGTGCAGATGTACGTTCCGACTCGTTTAATTAATAAAGAAACTGGAGAAATTAAAGAACAAGAAGTCTTTATCGGCGACTTACCCTTGATGACAGAACGGGGAACCTTTATCATCAACGGGGCTGAACGGGTAATTGTTAACCAAATTGTTAGAAGTCCGGGGGTTTATTATAAATCGGAAATTGATAAAAACGGACGCCGGACTTATAGCGCGTCTTTAATTCCCAACCGAGGGGCTTGGTTAAAATTTGAAACCGATAAAAATGACTTAGTGTGGGTGAGAATTGATAAAACCCGCAAATTGTCTGCCCAAGTTTTATTAAAAGCCTTGGGACTGACCAATAACGAAATTTTTGATGCCCTGCGCCATCCCGAATACTTTGAAAAAACCATTGAACGGGAAGGAGAATTCACCGAAGACGACGCCTTAATGGAACTGTACCGCAAACTCCGTCCAGGGGAACCGCCAACGGTAGCCGGAGGCGAACAGTTACTCAATAACCGCTTCTTCGATGCCAAACGCTATGACTTGGGCCGGGTGGGACGCTATAAACTCAATAAAAAACTACGGCTAACTATTCCCGATACCACACGGGTTCTAACTTCCGTTGATATTCTGGCGGCTATCGATTATTTAATTAACCTGGAATACGATATCGGCGAAACCGATGATATTGACCACTTAGGAAATCGTCGGGTACGTTCGGTGGGTGAACTGCTGCAAAACCAAGTTCGGGTAGGCTTAAACCGCCTAGAACGAATTATCCGAGAACGGATGACCGTTAGCGATGCCGATGCTTTAACTCCCGCGTCTTTGGTGAACCCCAAACCCCTAGTTGCCGCCATTAAAGAATTCTTCGGTAGTTCTCAATTATCGCAGTTTATGGATCAGACTAATCCCTTAGCGGAACTGACCCACAAACGCCGTTTATCTGCCCTCGGCCCTGGAGGATTAACCCGTGAACGGGCCGGGTTTGCGGTGCGAGATATTCACCCTAGTCACTACGGCCGGATTTGTCCGATTGAAACCCCAGAAGGGCCAAACGCCGGATTAATTGGCTCTTTGGCAACGTTGGCACGGGTCAACCCCTACGGATTTATTGCCACTCCCTATAATAAAGTTGAGAATGGCAAAGTCCGCTTGGATTTACCTGCGGTGTACATGACGGCTGATGAGGAAGACGACCTGCGGGTCGCGCCGGGAGATATCAGCACCGATGCCGAAGGAACGATTTTAGGGGAAATTGTTCCAGTGCGCTATCGCCAGGAATTCACCACCACAACCCCCATGCAGGTAGACTATGCGGCGGTGTCTCCGGTACAAATTGTATCTGTGGCGACCTCTTTAATTCCCTTCCTCGAACACGATGACGCTAACCGAGCTTTGATGGGGTCTAATATGCAACGGCAAGCCGTGCCTTTGTTACGCCCTGAACGGCCCTTAGTGGGAACCGGATTAGAAGCGCAGGCTGCCCGTGATAGTGGGATGGTGATTGTGTCTCGTATGGATGGGGAGGTCAGTTATATTGACGGCTCTCGGATTATTGTCAAAACCCTGGGGGTAGATGCCGAGCCGAATTCCAGCGAAGAAAGTTTCCTGATTCGCGAATACGACGACCTCGACCTCAAAACCAAACAGCCCTCGGTATGGAAGCAAAAATACGCTGGCTATATCGAGTACGAACTGCAAAAATATCAACGTTCTAACCAAGATACTTGTTTAAACCAGCGTCCCTTGGTTTATGAAGGAGATCAGGTGGTAGCGGGTCAGGTGTTAGCCGATGGTTCCTCAACTGAAGGAGCAGAACTGGCTTTAGGTCATAATATTCTGGTGACTTATATGCCTTGGGAGGGCTACAACTACGAAGACGCGATTTTAATTAGTGAACGTCTCGTCCAACAGGATATTTACACCTCCATCCACGTTGAAAAATACGAAATTGAAGCCCGACAAACCAAACTCGGCCCTGAAGAAATTACCCGTGAAATTCCCAACGTTGGGGAAGACTCCCTGCGTCAACTCGATGGAAATGGGATTATTCGCGTCGGGGCTTGGGTAGAGTCCGGGGATATTTTAGTTGGTAAAGTCACCCCCAAAGGGGAATCTGACCAACCTCCTGAAGAAAAATTACTGCGGGCAATTTTCGGAGAAAAAGCACGGGATGTGCGGGATAACTCCCTGCGAGTTCCCAACGGCGAAAAAGGTCGGGTTGTGGATGTGCGGGTGTTTACCCGTGAACAGGGGGATGAGTTACCTCCCGGTGCCAATATGGTCGTGCGGGTGTATGTCGCCCAAAAACGCAAAATCCAAGTTGGGGATAAAATGGCGGGACGACACGGAAATAAAGGGATTGTATCTCGGATTCTTCCGGTCGAAGATATGCCCTATTTACCCGATGGTCGCCCGGTGGATATTGTGTTAAATCCCTTGGGAGTTCCGAGTCGGATGAACGTCGGCCAAATCTTTGAATGTTTATTAGGGTGGGCGGGTCAAAACCTGAAAAAACGGTTCAAAGTCGTTCCCTTTGATGAAATGCACGGGGCCGAAATGTCACGCGAAACCGTTCATGCGAAATTACGCGAAGCCCGTGATAAGGTCAAGAAAAATTGGTTATTTGATGAAAATTACCCCGGAAAAACCTTAGTTTATGATGGTCGGACGGGAGAAGCCTTTGACCAGCCCGTGACGGTGGGGATTGCCTATATGCTGAAACTGGTTCACTTAGTCGATGATAAAATTCACGCCCGGTCTACTGGCCCTTACTCGTTGGTGACGCAACAACCCTTGGGAGGGAAAGCGCAACAAGGGGGTCAACGGTTTGGAGAAATGGAGGTGTGGGCTTTGGAAGCCTTTGGGGCTGCTTATACTTTGCAGGAGTTGTTAACGGTTAAATCCGACGATATGCAAGGACGCAACGAAGCTCTCAACGCTATTGTTAAGGGCAAAACCATTCCTCGTCCAGGGACACCGGAATCCTTCAAAGTGTTGATGCGGGAGTTGCAATCTTTGTGTTTGGATATTGCGGTACATAAAGTGGAAACCACCGACGAAGGAGGAAGTCGAGATGTGGAAGTAGACTTAATGGCTGATATTCCGGCAACCCGCATGACCTATACCACTAATAACTTTGCCCCCGCTAAACCGACTTATGATTTAAGTAGTTCGGTGGAAGAAGAAGACGAATAA